GCGAAGGCCCATCACCAACAGCGCCCGGCCACATCCGCGCGCTCGACGCGCGCACCGGGAAGCGCCGCTGGATTTTTCACACGATTCCGCATCCGGGGGAATTTGGCCACGAGACCTGGCCGACCAACGCCTGGAAAACCGCCGGCGGCGCGAATTGCTGGGGCGGGATGACGCTCGACGTTGAGCGCGGCCTGGTGTTCGCGGGCACCGGTTCGGCTGCGTACGACCATTACGGCGGCAACCGCGCTGGACAAAACCTTTTCGCCAATTGCGTGCTGGCGTTGAAAGCGGACACTGGCGAGCGCGTCTGGCATTTCCAGGTCGTGCACCACGACGTCTGGGACTACGACATCCCCTGTCCTCCCAATCTCGTGACGGTCACGCACCAGGGCCGCCGGATCGACGCGGTCGCGCAATCCGGGAAAATCGGCCACGTCTTTGTGCTGGACCGCGAGACGGGTCGTTCGCTTTTTCCGGTCGAAGAATGGCCCGTCCCGAAGTCGGGGATTCCTGGCGAACAAACGTGGCTCACGCAACCGTTCCCGACCAAACCCCCGCCGTTTGCCCAGCAGCGCTTCACCGAAGCCGAAGTCACGGACCTGAACCCGCGCGCGCGCCAGTTCGTTCTCGAAAAACTCCAAGGCATGCAGACCGGGGACATTTACATTCCTCCTGGCCTCCGGCCATCCGTGGTGCTTCCGCAATTCAACGGCGGCGGCGAATGGGGCGGCGCGGCGTTCGACCCGGAAACGCACCTGCTCTACGTCAACGCGAGCAACGAAGCCGAATGGATTTCCATGGCGCCCTCGAAGCCGCGCGCAGAAGTGACGCTCGAAGAATTGGGCAAACTTCTCTACGGCACGATCTGCTCCGCCTGTCACGGCTTCGAGAAGCCGAACAATCCGGCTTCCCCTACGCTGGCCTCGCTCAAAACGGTGCGGGAGCGCATGACGAAGCCGCAACTTCTAGAATTGATTGAGACCGGGCGCGGCCAGATGCCAAGCTTCGCCGCGCTTTCCGCTTTGGAGAAGCGCGCCGTGGCTTCGTTCTTGTTCGGCGACGCGGGCAACGAACGCATCTCGATGCAAGACGCCAAGCTGAGTTTCGCCGACGAAATTCCGTTCGTGGCGACGGGCCATCACGACTTCCGCGATCCGGAAGGTTTTCCCGTGAACAAACGGCCCTGGGGCACACTCACCGCCATCGACCTCGACCAGGGAGAAATCCGCTGGCAGGTGCCGCTGGGAACGTATCCGGTGCTGGAGAAGCGCGGTTTGCCGCCGACGGGCACCTTCAACATCGGCGGACCGATCGTGACGGCGGGCGGATTGGTGTTCATTGGCGCGGCGATGGACGAACGGTTCCATGCTTTCGACAAAGCCACCGGCAAGCTGCTTTGGGAATTCCAGATGGAAGCTGGCGGCTACGCGACGCCTGCCACGTTTGAAATCAAAGGCCGCCAATACGTCGTGATCGCCGCAGGTGGCGGTGGCAAACCGGAGACCAGGCCGGGGAATGCGTACTACTGTTTCGCCCTATCAGAGTGATCAAACCGTACTGCGAGACAAGGTTTATCGGGCGATGCTGCCGGTGGTGCTCCAACGCCTGAGCAAGATCTCCGATCCGGCGGAAGGTTGTTAAACGAGCGGCGCGCGGCGGGGCGAAAGCTAATCGCGTAACCCATTACTTCAGGCCCATCTCGGTCTTGATCTGTTCCCAGGGAATATTTTCGCCAGGTTCAGCCAGGGACACTTTTGCGTCTTCCAAGTCCTGGCGGTCCTCGGAGGCCTCGCGAATTTCCTCGGCGCGTCGGCGTTCAAACCACTCCGCCAGCCGGAGGTAATCCTCCGTCGGGAGTTTGTTGATCGCCAAGACGATGTTGTGCCTCGCTCCGGCTCGCAAGGACTCATCGGGAATCTCCACCGGAACGTCCAGCCGCAACGTCACGTTCGCGCCTTGCAGGTATTCCCGCGCGGAACGTCCGACGTAATCGACCAGATGCTCCAAGGTGTCCAACTGCGGGTCGGTCGCCCAAACGACCTCATCCAGGCTGCGCAGGGCCTGGCGAGCCACGGCTGCGGGCCCGGCGGCCTTCGCCACGACCGCTTCCGCAGGCGGCATCCCAGAACTCTCCGCCTCCTGAGAAATGGCCAGCCTCGACATTGGGATCCGATTTCGTCATGCAGGTCCCGGGCGATCCGACGGCGCTCGTGAGCCAGCGCCTGTTGGGTCTCCAATTGGTGGATGCGACGCGTGAAACCCAATCGCCAACGGTGAATTCCCCAGCCGAGCAAGGCGAAGACCGACAAAGCTGACGCGCCGGCGCCAAACTGAAACAAGCGCGTCTCGGGCCATTCTTCAAGCGGTTCAACCCGCGCTCGGTGCCGATCCAGAGCACGCCGTCCTTGTCTTCGTGCAGAGCCCAGACGTTGTTGTTCGAAAGGCCGTTGGTCACGGAATAGAAGCTCATCACACCGGGGCCGAATTCCTTCGACCCATCCAAGCGTGTCCGGTTGATTTTGGCCAATCCGCCGAATCTTCCGCCAGACGTGTGCAATCGTCGGAGACAAACGCGGGATCTTTCAGGTGATTGAAGACCGCGAACTTAAGGCCGTCAAACCGTGCCAACCCGCGTTGCGTCGCGATCCAGAGGTAGCCGTCCCGGGTCTGAAGGACGGCCCGGACCGTGTTGTGGGGCAGTCCTTGGTCCGTCGTCCAAACGCGCTGTCGAAACTCGCGCGGAACACCGCTCGACTCGGCGGCATCCAACGTTAGGGCAGCGAGTGCTGCCGCTATGCAGAACACGAGTGACGAGTCCCAGCATCTCCGTATCAAACGTGAGTCTCCTGCGCTGGGCATGGCGGCATACTACTTCAAGCTGCAGCAGGTTCAATCTGGACTCCGAAATTCGGGGCGGATCTCAGAATGACAACAGGCCGGCGGTTGGTCGTCCCAAAGACTTGTACGTGAAATGTTGCTGTGACCAGCGGAACCGGCGTTCCCAGCACATTCTCCCCACCGGTTCCAAGCGCCCGGGCGATCCTCCCCATCATCTTGGCCTGCTGAAAGAGGGATTTGTCGTGACGAAGGAAAACGAAGTGGCTGCGGCTTCCGACATGGTGGCAGTGATAGACTCGGTCTGTACTCTATCACACACTGTTCAAGGGTCACTGGACAACCATATCATAATCATTATTATTGCGCGGCCTTCTGGCAGCGAGATTGCTTCGCGCTGAGTCCGGCGTTATTTTGCGCTTAGCGCCCGTGAAACGAATTTCAACCAGCCACATCCTGGTCGCGTTGCTTGCGGTTTTCACCGCGGCGAACGTGGACGCGAATGACGGAGCGTCTCCGGCTTCAAAAGCGGAAAGCCCGACCGTCAGCCCGGAGCACTCTTCTCACTCGCATTGGGCTTTCAAGCCACCCGTTCGTCCGGAGGTTCCAGAGACAACAACGCGGACGTGGATTCGAAATCCCATCGATGCCTTCGTCCTTTCGCGGCTAGAGAAGGAAAAGCTCGCGCCCTCGCCTGAAGCGGATCGCCGGACGTTGATTCGGCGCCTGAGCTTCGACTTGCTCGGCTTGCCCCCTCGGATCGAGGACGTGGATGCGTTCGTCGCGGACAAACGCCCGGACGCGTATGATCTGTTGGTGGATCGGCTCCTGGCCTCGCCCCATTTTGGCGAGCGTTGGGGACGGCATTGGCTCGACCTGGCACGCTATGCCGACAGCGACGGCTATGAGAAGGACACGGCCCGGCCTTACGCCTATTTGTTCCGCGATTGGGTAATCGACGCGGTCAATCGCGACTTGCCCTTCGACCAGTTCTCCATCGAACAACTCGCGGGTGACCTTCTACCCGGCGCGACCGAGGCGCAGAAGATCGCGACCGGGTTCCATCGGAACACGCTCACGAACAAAGAAGGCGGCGTGGACCAGGAAGAATTTCGCTGCAAGGCTACGGTGGATCGCGTCAGCACGACGGCCACGGTTTGGCTCGGCTTGACGGTCGGTTGCGCCGAATGTCACAACCACAAATATGATCCGATCGCGCAGCGCGAGTTTTATCAGCTTTACGCTTTCTTCAACAACGCCTCGGAGAAAGATCTGCCGGCGCCGGGCCCGGCGGAGCTGGCGCAATACCGGCAAGAGAAGGAGCGTTGGGACGAAGAACGCGACCGGCTTCAAAGCGAACTCGCGGCTTACCTTCGCGAAAAGGCGGCCGCCAATCAGACGGCATGGGAGCAGAAGGTGAAGTTGCCCGCCGAACGCTGGGCGATTCTGACGGTGACAAAAGCTGCGTCGGCGGGTGGCTCCGATTTGAAAGTCCAGAACGACGGCACGGTCGTCGTCACGGGGAAGAATCCGGACAAGGACACTTACACCCTCGAAGCGACGACTGATTTGAAGAACGTCACAGGCTTTCGGCTGGAAGTGTTTGATGATCCGGCGCCCGGGAAAGGCCCAGGACGAAGCAGGAATGGGAATTTCGTCTTGAGCGAATTCAAGGTGAATGTCGAACTGGAAAGTGAACGCGACTGGAAATCGGCGGCAACTGGCCCAGCCACACCTCAAGAAAGCCGACGCGCTGGTTCCCCTCACCCTAACCCTCTCCCCAAGGAGAGGGAAAAACAGGCGGCCCCTGCAGCTACATCTGATCGCTCCAAACCTGCCCCAGCGCTGGAATCGACTCTCCCTCTCCCCAAGGGAGAGGGCCGGGGTGAGGGGGAAGGGATCGCCAAACCGATCGAGGGATCAGAACACCGAAAGAGTCGAGCAGTTACTCCGATCACGCTCCAACAGGCTTCAGCGGATCACGCCCCGAAGGATTGGCCGGTCGAAGGCGCGATTGACGGCAACGCCAAGACGGGCTGGGCGATTGATCCTCAATTCGACCAACGCCACGTGGCCGTTTT
This DNA window, taken from Verrucomicrobiota bacterium, encodes the following:
- a CDS encoding pyrroloquinoline quinone-dependent dehydrogenase, which produces MRPRHWIEIIIAFMVSTSPVLAQGARSPSPFHDWPVYGGDLAGRKYSALSQINRTNVKQIKPAWIYRCDDMRERPATTIECNPIVIDGVMFLTTPGLKVVALDAATGQERWVFDPWNGRGGRGVNRGLTYWSAGDDKRIFFAGGNFLYAINATNGQVIGSFGTEGKVDLRDGLDRDVFFLSVSATSPGIVYRDFLIMGSAVGEGPSPTAPGHIRALDARTGKRRWIFHTIPHPGEFGHETWPTNAWKTAGGANCWGGMTLDVERGLVFAGTGSAAYDHYGGNRAGQNLFANCVLALKADTGERVWHFQVVHHDVWDYDIPCPPNLVTVTHQGRRIDAVAQSGKIGHVFVLDRETGRSLFPVEEWPVPKSGIPGEQTWLTQPFPTKPPPFAQQRFTEAEVTDLNPRARQFVLEKLQGMQTGDIYIPPGLRPSVVLPQFNGGGEWGGAAFDPETHLLYVNASNEAEWISMAPSKPRAEVTLEELGKLLYGTICSACHGFEKPNNPASPTLASLKTVRERMTKPQLLELIETGRGQMPSFAALSALEKRAVASFLFGDAGNERISMQDAKLSFADEIPFVATGHHDFRDPEGFPVNKRPWGTLTAIDLDQGEIRWQVPLGTYPVLEKRGLPPTGTFNIGGPIVTAGGLVFIGAAMDERFHAFDKATGKLLWEFQMEAGGYATPATFEIKGRQYVVIAAGGGGKPETRPGNAYYCFALSE
- a CDS encoding DUF1553 domain-containing protein yields the protein MRGLLAARLLRAESGVILRLAPVKRISTSHILVALLAVFTAANVDANDGASPASKAESPTVSPEHSSHSHWAFKPPVRPEVPETTTRTWIRNPIDAFVLSRLEKEKLAPSPEADRRTLIRRLSFDLLGLPPRIEDVDAFVADKRPDAYDLLVDRLLASPHFGERWGRHWLDLARYADSDGYEKDTARPYAYLFRDWVIDAVNRDLPFDQFSIEQLAGDLLPGATEAQKIATGFHRNTLTNKEGGVDQEEFRCKATVDRVSTTATVWLGLTVGCAECHNHKYDPIAQREFYQLYAFFNNASEKDLPAPGPAELAQYRQEKERWDEERDRLQSELAAYLREKAAANQTAWEQKVKLPAERWAILTVTKAASAGGSDLKVQNDGTVVVTGKNPDKDTYTLEATTDLKNVTGFRLEVFDDPAPGKGPGRSRNGNFVLSEFKVNVELESERDWKSAATGPATPQESRRAGSPHPNPLPKEREKQAAPAATSDRSKPAPALESTLPLPKGEGRGEGEGIAKPIEGSEHRKSRAVTPITLQQASADHAPKDWPVEGAIDGNAKTGWAIDPQFDQRHVAVFETEENIEVPAGAKLIFHLDQQYGSQHTLERFRLAATSSSGPLKADLMPDSIVWILETPVERRTQKEKDALAKYYREVVDPSTRTLNGQLVAHAKKESKFPETKAQTLAENEKPRQTYIHIRGDFLRKGEEVMPGTLAVLHAFKSRKVGQASSLPPVEKHSQEGPSSGSKEGTGWKPVLPDRLDLAEWLFDPANPLTARVTANRIWSRLFGRGLVATENDFGTRGESPSHPELLDWLATEFQRLGWSRKELIKLIVTSSVYRQSSEPRSELLARDPNNLLLARQSRFRLEAECVRDAFLSAAGLISPVIGGPSIRPPLPSDIAALGYANSVKWKDSEGADRYRRGLYIHFQRTVPYPMLMTFDAPDSNVTCTRRERSNTPLQALTTLNDPVFYECAQALGRRIAGQPAADASDQIRRVFELCLSRPPTKAEFDRLTRLHEDYSELIRRAPEQAAPIAGSHGGDAGRSAEIAALVGVARTVMNLDEFVTRE